The genomic DNA GCACCCGGTAGCGGGCGTAGCGGTCGGTCACCACGCCCCCGAGCAGCGAAAACAGCGCCGACGGAAAGAGCGTGGCAAACACGCTCACGCCCAGCATCAGCTTGGAATGCGTCTGGGCGTATACCACCCAGCTTACCGCCGTTTTTTGCATCCAGGTGCCCAGCAAGGACAAGGATTGCCCGGCAAAAAACAGGCGAAAGTTGCGGTTGCGCAGCGCGCGAAAGGCTTCGGATTTCATGCGGTAGTCAGTCAATTTCTACTAGCCGGGCCAGCACTCGCACGGCCTCTTCCAGGGTAGCCAGCTCCGGGGCCGAGCAGGTAGCTTGCAGCGCCCGACCCAGCCAGTCGCTGACTTCCCGGCGCACGGCCGGGATGAGAGCCTGCCCGGCGGCCGTGAGGCCGATACGCACCTTGCGCCGGTCGGTAGCTTCGGGCTGCCGCGTGAGGTAGCCTAGCGCATCGAGGTGGCTCAGTATCTGCGACATGGATTGGGTGGTGACCTTTTCGCGGGCAGCCAATTCGCTGGGCAGCAGCGACCCATGCTGGGCCAGCTGCTTGATAACTGCCCGCTCGGTGAGCGAGAGCCGGCCGGCCGTAGGCGAGTGCGTGCGCAGCTTTTTGGCCAGCCGCGACACGACCGTTTGCAGCTCGGCGGCCAGGTGCTGCGGGTCGGGTAGGTTGGGCATACTTGCAAGTAAACTTGTTAGTTTACTTAACAAATGTACGACACTTTTTTATAAAGCCGTGCAGACTGGCCGCCCGCCACGGGGTAGGCCCCGCGCCCTACCCCCCGCCAACCCAATGCCCGGTCGCGGGTTATAATCCTGGCCGCGCTCGCGGACCAGCTCCTTCTTCCTTTTTCCTTGATATAATGGCAACTCATCGTGAACTCGGCCACTCCGGCCTGCAACTTGCCCCGCTCGTGCTGGGCGGCAACGTCTTTGGCTGGACGGCCGACGAGCAAACTTCCTTCGCCGTGCTCGATGCCTTCGTGGCGGGCGGCGGCAACGCGATTGACACGGCCGACGTGTACTCGGCCTGGGTGCCCGGCCACGAAGGCGGCGGGCAGTCTGAAACCGTCATCGGCAAGTGGCTGAAGCAGCGCGGCCGGCGCGACGACGTGCTCCTCTTCACCAAAGTGGGCATGGACCTCGGCGATGGCAAAAATGGCCTGGCGAAAGACTACATCAAACGCGCCGTAGAAGCCTCGCTCCAGCGCCTGCAAACCGATTATATTGACCTCTACCAGAGCCACCAAGACGACGAGAGCCTACCCGTGACCGAGCCCCTCGAAGCCTACGCCGAGTTGCTGAAGGAAGGGAAAATCCGCGCCATCGGGGCCAGCAACTTCTCGCCCCAGCGCCTGCAAGCCGCTCTGGATGCGGGGGGTAAGAACGGCCTGCCGCGCTACGAAAGCATCCAACCCGAGTACAACCTCTACGAGCACGAGACTTTTGAAAAGGACGACTTGCCGCTGGTGCAGGCCAGCGGCATCGGCGTGATTCCGTATTTTGGGCTGGCTTCGGGCTTCCTCACCGGCAAGTATCGGAGCGAAGCCGACTTGCAGAAAAGCCCGCGCGGCGCGGGCATCGGCAAAAAGTATTTGAACGACAAAGGCTTCCGCATTCTAAAAGCGCTGGACGCGGTGGCCGCCCGCCACGGCATCAGCCAGGCGCAGGTGGCGCTGGCCTGGCTCATGCAGGCTCCCGGCATCACGGCCCCCATCGCCAGCGCCACCAAAGTGGCGCAGGTGCAGGAGCTGCTAAAGGCGATGGACGTGCGCCTGACGCCCCAGGACGCGCAGGAGTTGCAAGCCGGCCCTGCATACTAACTCCATAATTAGTCACTCGTCATTAATCCAGGACTTACGCAAAAGACGTTTGTCATTGCGAGCGAAGCGCGGCAATCGCAAACGTCTTTCGCGTAAGTCCTATAATCACTAAAAACCATGTCTTACTCCAACACCCAGGTCAAGCTGGCTTCGCGGCCCACAGGCGAGCCTACCCCCGCCAATTTCACCATCGAAGCCACCGAGGTGCCCGCCGTGCGGCCGGGCCAGGTGCTGGTCAAAAACCAGCTGCTCTCGCTCGACCCGGCCATGCGCGGCTGGATGAACGCGGGCAAAAGCTACCTGCCGCCGATTGGTATCGGGGAGGTTTTTCGGGCGCTGGGCGCGGGCCAGGTGGTCGAAAGCCAGCATCCGGCCTTTGCGGTGGGCGACTACGTGGCTGGCGGCGTCATGGCGCAGCAGTACCTGCTGAGCGACGGCGCGGCGGCCGCTGACCCGGCCAGTCCCGCCTTTTTGCAGAAAATAGACATCCAGCAGGCTCCCCTCGAAACCTACCTCTCCACCCTCGGGATGCCGGGCATGACCGCCTACTTCGGCCTGCTGAACACCGGCCAGCCTAAGGCCGGCGAAACCGTGGTGGTCAGCGCCGCGTCCGGGGCGGTGGGTAGCGTGGTGGGCCAAATCGCCAAAATCAAGGGCTGCCGCGTGGTGGGCATCGCCGGCGAGCCGGAAAAGTGCGCCTACTGCGTGCAGGAGCTGGGTTTCGACGCCTGCGTGAACTATAAGTCGGCCGACTTTGCCCAGGAGTTGAAGGCCGCCTGCCCCGAGGGTATTGACGTGTATTTTGATAACGTGGGCGGCGACATTCTGGACCTGGCCCTGAGTATGCTGCGGCTGCACGCCCGCGTGGTCGTCTGCGGGGCCATCTCGCAATACAATAACACGACGCCCATCAAAGGCCCCGCCAACTACCTCTCGTTGCTTATGAACCGCGCCCGCATGGAAGGCCTCGTGGTGTTTGACAACGCTGCCCACTACGCCGAGGCCGCCCACGAAATGGCCGGCTGGCTGCGCGCCGGCCAGCTTCAAGCCCCCAAAGTGCAGACCGAGCACGGCCTCGAAAACTTCCTGCCCGCGCTGCTCAAGCTGTTTTCGGGCGAGAATTTCGGTAAGCTCGTGCTGGCAGTGTAAGGGTAGGGCAGCCGTTTGCACATCGCGTAAGTGCTGGCAGAAGTGCAGAGCCTAGTGCTGGTCGGCTACGTTGGCGGGGCTGTTAGCCACTGGGTTGTTGCGCTGAGCACTGGCCCGCACCACGGTATTTTGGCCGGCCGCAAGCAGCCAGTGGCCCTGGCGTTTCACCAGCACCAGCGTGAGCAGGTCGTCGTCGTCGCCTTCCTGGTTGGTGCCGTGGTTGATGCCGTCGGGCGGGTAGAACGTGCCCACGTGGCAGTACATATTTACTACCGCCACGCCCGGCGCGATGGTGCGCACCGTGGGCGCACCGGGCCGAAATTTGACGCCTTTGAAGATGGTATCGAAAATCTGCTGGTGGGCCTGCTGCACCTGGGCACGGCCGCGCCACCACATGCCCACGATGTTGACCCAGCTCACGTCGGGCGTGGTGTAGGCGGCCATGTCGGCAAAGTGATGGTTGGTGTAGTTGGCCGTCATGCGCGCCACCGCCTGGCGGATGGCGGCCTCATCGGCGGCGGGGGTTTGGGCCGAAGCGCGGCCGGCCAGCAGCAGCAGGCCCAGGCTCAACAAGCAGGTTTTCATGGGGGTAGGGAAGTTAATGATAGCGCAAAGTTCCTACCCCCTCCCCCACTCGTGGTAGTAAAAAACCGACATTCTCAGCCGGCCAGCGCCAGGCGGGTGTGCCGGGCATCGGCGGCCAGCAGTTGCGGCGGCGTGACGCCGGCAAAGGCCTTGAAATCGCGCACCAAATGGCGGTAGTCGTAGTAGCCCGTTTGCACGGCCACGGTCAGCCAGTCGAGGTCGGGCTGCCGCTCCTTCAGCCGGAAAGCCTGGTCGAAGCGCACGATGCGGGCGTGCAGCTTAGGCCCCATGCCCACCCGCTCGATGAAGCTGCGCTCGAACTGCCGGGGGCTGAGGCACACCTCATGCGCCAGCTGCTCAATGGGTTGCGCGGCCCAGGAGCCCAGCAGCTGCGGCAGCAGCGCATCGAGGGGCCGGGCGGGGGGTAGGGCTCGCCGGGCGGCGCGCAGCAGGTAGCTTTCGACGGTGGCCACCATCTGGTCGTAGTCGGTGAGTTCGGCCAGGCGGTCGGCCACGTCGTCCACAGCGGGGCCGAGGATGGCCCGGCTATCAAGCGCAAAATCAAACAGCTCCTTCACCGGCACGCGCAGCAGGCGGTGCAGCCCGCCGGGCCGAAACGCCACGCACACCACCAGGTGGTCGGCGGCGAAGCCCAAATCGACCCGCGACACCTGCGGCCCCACCACAATGCTGCGCGGCGACCGCAGCTCACGCGCCTGCCCGTAGTGGAAGTTACGCACCTCATCGCGCGGGTAAAAGAACAGAAACTGGTTGGGCGTGGGCGGCTGGGGCTTGGGGGCGGGCACGGGCAGGCCGTCGGCGGTGCGCACGTGGGCCACCAAATAGTGCTGCACAAACGAGTGCAGCGGCGCGGCCGGCGGATAGAGGCGGAAAAACATGGCGGCCAAACGGATGATGAACCGTAAGATAACGCTCAGTAAGTTAAATAGCTGATAGCCAGATAACCCTACCGCACCCGCCCCTACCTCCGTTCTAATGTTTGTCGCCCTCCGCGTACGCCTCACCCCCCAGCCCCCCCTCCGAAAAGGAGAGGGGGAGCTAGTTATAGGTCTAATTTCTAGCTTTTTCAGGACTAAAAACTAGTTCCCCTTCTCCTTTTCGGAGAAGGGGCCAGGGGATGAGGCGTACGTGGAGGGCGAACACCACCACAACCTAACAGCCCTACCCCCCCGCCTCCGCCGGGAAGTGCAGCGTAAACGTGCTGCCCCGGCCCAGCTCGCTGGCCACGGCCAGCTCGATGCCCAGCTGCTGGCAGGCCTTGGCCACGATGGACAGGCCCAGGCCGGTGCCACCGATATGCTTGTGGCCAAGGGCATCGGAGCGGTAGAGCGGGTCGAAAATGCGGTCCAGGTCGTCGGGCTGGATGCCGATGCCCTCGTCGGTGATGGTGCAGCGCAGGCGCGCGCCCTCGTGCGCCAGGCTCACGGTGATGGCCGAGCCGGCCGGCGAATACTTGATGGCGTTAGAGAGCAGGTTATCCAGAATTAAATCGACCAGGTAAGGGTCCGACACGATGGGCGGGGCGGCGCCGTCGCGCACATCGACGCGGATGTGCTTGGCGCTGAGGTCGGCGCGGCGGCGGTACAGCACGTCGTGTACGCAGCTCAGCACCGACAACTCCTGGCGGTTGAGGTTTTTGGCATGGTTCCCGAAGCGAGCCAGCAGCAGCAGCTGGTCCACGAGCTGCGAGAGGCGGTCGATTTCCCCAATGCCGAGGGTGATGTTGGCCACGTATTCCGCGGGCTGCCGGGGCTTGCGCACCAGCACTTCGAGCGTGCCCCGGAGCACGGCCAGGGGCGTGCGCAGCTCGTGCGAGGCATCGGCGGTGAACTGCTTTTCGCGCTCCACAGCCTGCTCGATGCGCTGGAGCAGGCCGTTGATGGCGCTGGCCAGCGTGTGCAATTCGTCGGGGCGGGGGGGTAGGGCCACGCGCTCCGAAAGGTTGTTGCGGGTGATGCGGTTGGTGGCGGCCGTAATCTGAGCCACGGGCGCGATGCTGCGCCCTGCCAGCACCCGCGCGCTGCCAAACAGCCCCAGTAGCACCACCGGAAACGACCCCAGCAGCACCAGCGCCAGGCTATCGAGCACGCGCCGCGCCGCCTCCGACGAGATGGCTGCCAGCAGGTAGCCCACCAGGACGCCGCCCTGCTGCACCGGCACCTGCACCTGCCGCAGCGCCTTGCCGCGCAGCGCCGAGTTGCGCGGCGCGCGCCAGCCCGCCGTGGTGTCGAAGGCCAGCTGGTCGGCCTTGAGGTTGGGCGAGCGGTCGGTGAGGTGGCCGCGCAGGTCATTCACCTGAATGAAAACCGGGTCCACCTGCACCTCCAGGTGCTCGCGCTCTTCCCACTCGCGGCGGTTGCCGAAGCGCAGGGTGCCGCCCATCACGCGCAACTCGCCGATGTGCTTGGCGGCCTCGTAGCGCAGGTTGCGGTCGAGGTCGGTGTACACGCGGTCGCGCACCACCCCAAACACCACCAGGTAGGCGGCGGCCACCAGCGCGGCCGTGGCCAGCACGTAGTGCAGGGCAATGCGGCTCTTAAACGTCAGGCTCATCTAGTCGCGGGCGACATAGCCAATGCCGCGAATGGTCTGCAAGTAGTCATCGTCTTTGCTGAGGCTCAGCTTTTTGCGCAGCGCGTTCATGTACACGTCCAGCACGCCGGTGTTGTATTCGAAGTGGATATCCCACACGTTTTCAATAATGCTCTGGCGGCGGCACACCTTGCCTTTGTGGCGCAGCAAGTATTCGAGCAGCGCGAATTCTTTCTGGGTCAGCGGTATTTCTTTGTCGTCTTTATGCACCTGGTGAGTAGCCACGTCGAGCACGATGGGCCCCACCGTGAACCGCTCGGCGGGGCCGCCCGCCGGCCCCGCCACCCGCAGCTGCACCCGAATGCGTTCCAGCAGTTCTTCGAAGTGAAAGGGCTTTTTGATGTAGTCGTTGGCGCCCGCCTGCAAGCCGGTGATGGTGTCGGGCACGGTGTCTTTGGCGGTGAGAAAAATGACGGGCGCGCCTACCCCCCGCGCCCGCAGCTGCCGGCACACCTCCAGGCCCGTGAGGCCGGGCAGCATCCAGTCGAGCAGCAGCAGGTCGTAGGGCTGGGCCAGGGCGCGGGCCAGGCCGTCAGGGCCGTTGTCGGCCACGTCCACGGCGTAGCCTTCCTCCTCCAGGCCCTGCTTCACAAACCGGGCAATGCCCGGCTCATCTTCCAATAATAATACGTGCATCAACACAATCGAATAGGTAAGTAAGGGAGAAGTAGTTGCGCGGCCCAACTGCCGAGGATGCCAGTCTTAACTAAGGTGCCCTACCCCGTCCGGTTAACCGCTAACGGCTAGGCGCACAGATAGATGTGCGAGACCCGAAGCCAGGCGGCTTTTTAAGTAAAGCTTAATTTTTTCCTAAGAAAGTTCTAAGAGTAACCCCCGTTAAAGGACCATATCTCAAAAATACCGGCTGGCCGCTACCCGGTGCCCGGCTGCCTGTTTATTCCCTCCTTTTTCTTTATGAAAGTTTACCTGTTAGCGGCTGCGGCCGCGCTCTTTTCGCTCACGGCCACGCACGAAGCGGCGGCCCAGAACCGCCGCACTAACAACACAAATACCTCTAACACCGGTACTGTGCCGGTGCCGCCCGCTACCCCCGCCACGCGCCCCGACAACACCCCCAAC from Hymenobacter psoromatis includes the following:
- a CDS encoding DNA-binding response regulator, which translates into the protein MHVLLLEDEPGIARFVKQGLEEEGYAVDVADNGPDGLARALAQPYDLLLLDWMLPGLTGLEVCRQLRARGVGAPVIFLTAKDTVPDTITGLQAGANDYIKKPFHFEELLERIRVQLRVAGPAGGPAERFTVGPIVLDVATHQVHKDDKEIPLTQKEFALLEYLLRHKGKVCRRQSIIENVWDIHFEYNTGVLDVYMNALRKKLSLSKDDDYLQTIRGIGYVARD
- a CDS encoding NADP-dependent oxidoreductase, yielding MSYSNTQVKLASRPTGEPTPANFTIEATEVPAVRPGQVLVKNQLLSLDPAMRGWMNAGKSYLPPIGIGEVFRALGAGQVVESQHPAFAVGDYVAGGVMAQQYLLSDGAAAADPASPAFLQKIDIQQAPLETYLSTLGMPGMTAYFGLLNTGQPKAGETVVVSAASGAVGSVVGQIAKIKGCRVVGIAGEPEKCAYCVQELGFDACVNYKSADFAQELKAACPEGIDVYFDNVGGDILDLALSMLRLHARVVVCGAISQYNNTTPIKGPANYLSLLMNRARMEGLVVFDNAAHYAEAAHEMAGWLRAGQLQAPKVQTEHGLENFLPALLKLFSGENFGKLVLAV
- a CDS encoding alcohol dehydrogenase — translated: MATHRELGHSGLQLAPLVLGGNVFGWTADEQTSFAVLDAFVAGGGNAIDTADVYSAWVPGHEGGGQSETVIGKWLKQRGRRDDVLLFTKVGMDLGDGKNGLAKDYIKRAVEASLQRLQTDYIDLYQSHQDDESLPVTEPLEAYAELLKEGKIRAIGASNFSPQRLQAALDAGGKNGLPRYESIQPEYNLYEHETFEKDDLPLVQASGIGVIPYFGLASGFLTGKYRSEADLQKSPRGAGIGKKYLNDKGFRILKALDAVAARHGISQAQVALAWLMQAPGITAPIASATKVAQVQELLKAMDVRLTPQDAQELQAGPAY